The sequence TATGTTCAACTTAAATGATAGTTAAACAGTACTCAGACTGATATATACAATTAACAgttaattgaaatgaaaacggACCAATTTAATGGCATTACatcatataattattatttatgataaaaaaaattagcatcTAAATAACACTAAAtgatagttttacaaaattagggggtaaatttatatttttttatccaacttttcaaaaaaacgatttcttatttaataaatcagGCAATCAAAACCCCATACAGACCTCATTTATAACTGACCAATGAATATTATGCCCACCAACTTCATGCTATATATACTTGATGTTTTTGATCTGTCAGTAATCATGAAATAGATTCGTAAAGAACAGACCTTAGAAAACAGTAACTAAACTCTTCCAACAATTAGTTTTTTATACAGCTTGTTTCAGAACTTCTAATCGGACACACCTAGATGCATAAGGTCCTTCACAATATTCATCCGGTAAACGTTCCTTTTGTATCTGATTTGGTTATTTTCCTACATTACGTTACATGCGAATGTAAAAAAGTGTTGTCTATTCAGTCCAATTAATAAAAAGATCTtgctttatttgtgttttttaaaataaaaaactatGCATGCAAACTTCAATATTAAACTAGGTTTCACTGGCCCGATCAAAACTTGTGAGGCGAGATACATTCGCAAGGTCAATGCATTATATGAAAACAAACTCTTTAATTTAGTCGTCCGTTATTCCCTTTTCATGTCTAAATAAAGCAAAAACACCTGAAAAAACTTTTATCTGTCTTAGTTTTATCCTTGCCtggcaaaaaaattaaaatgttataaatcgTTTTAAAACAGTAGATAAGAAccatagtaaaaaaatatttaaaacttttttaataaGCATTCATTTTTGTGATAAACTGAAGAGACcacccccccccctaaaaaaaaacaacccccTATTTAAATGGGAATTGTAAATTATAGCATTTTACAAGATCTTGTCTTTGTGTGCTACATGTAATGCCCCCGTCACACTAGACCAAGTTCCTATCACGTTCCCAGTGCGTTATGAAAAAGTAGGCGAACGTAGTGGGAACTTCTAAGTCGTGGTACGAACGCAGTGCAAACTTATATGGTCGTACTGCGAACTTGCATGGACGTGGTAAGGTCTTCATGGACGTGAAGGACGTGAAATAAAAACCCCGTCACACTGAGACAAAGTCCATGAAGTTTCCACTacgtcttaattttttttttaaacgtagtAGAAACTTGCTGAAATTCGATTGATAATACCGTTATTCGGTCTCTAACACGACCCTTCTACGTCCTTACAAAGACCGCACCACGTTCAACAAGTGTTTATTAGGTTCGTGTCAAGTCTATATAACTTCCATCAGGTGTTCACTACGTTCTTACTACGACCATCAGGTGTTCACTACGTTCTTACTACGACCATAAGGTTTTCACTACGTTCCTACCACGTCCTTACAACGTCCATAAAGTTTGCAGAACGACCTCTGTAGGTTCTAGTTACGTCTTAACTACTCcatacaaaacagaaaaattcacggacattttttatttcattcagcAACATGCCAGCTAGAGGTCGCGGAAGAAAGAGTAAAACGGGAGTTTGTAGGAGTACCCGCATGTAATCAGCGAGAAATTGCTGAAAAAGAAGCAACACCCGAGGAAGAACCAACAATTCATGCACAAAATGACTTAGAGGGGGGACATAGTGAAGATGATACCCAGTCAGTTCAGTCAGACTTTGCTAGTACTGATGTTCCTAAGGCAAGTAAAAAATCGAAACCAGTTATTGATTTCTCACCAGAAGAGGAGCAAAGTATGATCGAGTTGTTAGAGGCCAACCCAGTTTTGTATAATAagaagttaaatttatataaagatacggcgaaaaaagaaaaactttggCGGGATAAAGCAGTTGAGATGGGAAAATCTGTCGATGTTTTGAAGATATGGTATTCTAGTTTGAGAAGTAGATATGGAAAGCTCAAGAAGTTACGATCTGGTTCCGGTGATGGTGAAATAACTGAGAGAGACGACTGGGTGCTAAgaaattttgagtttttgaGGCCACATATCTATGAGGTTCAGAAGAAAACAATTGTCAGCGTAAGTATACgagaaatataatatatatcaaagacAATCAAAGTCATTGAACGGGTAAGGTAGAGACAATGTctttacttaaaaaataatttgatactgAAGTTTTAGAAGAAGTTTGGCTcagaaagacagaaaaaaataaatatttacacattaTAGCATAATGTAAAGTTTATGGAAACAATAATTTGCTCTTCGTAAAAAATGTCCCACACTGCCTTGCAAGTTGAATGGTAGGTCCCGTATTAACCCAAAAAGTCTTATTTATTGTTCCTTGACTATCAGTACATCTTGCGACTATggtatattcttttgtttttgtttcaaatttttccCTCTCTTTAAATACTGTAAAAGTACCATGATCTGCTATTGTTCATTGGGaaccaattttcgttgattcCGCAGTTAGCTTAAACCACGAAATCCATTACCAAACGAATTTCTTATTTTCTCTGACAACCCTATGGAAAGTGCGAATCGATAAATTTAATTTCTACTTTAAACACAATTAGCGATATAGTTAATTTATATAGAAAGGTCATTTCTACTATAATCATTTGTGATTATAGTACAAATGACCTGTCTCGATTCGCGTGTTTATGGTAGAAATGACTCCTCGATGAGTCGCAATACTAATGATATAGTAGAAATGACCGTTCTCGATTCGCTCTTTCCATAGGATGATGACTAAtactgaaatttatttgaaaccacaaattaaaaaacccaCGAATCCATGATATTTAACAAGCCACTGAAATTGTTTTCCACGAATAAAAGTAATTTCACAGTAACAGATTTATAAGTCTCACAACGAATCGAATATAGTCAATAAACAACTCgatttcttttcaaattacatCAAAATTGCCAACGGGCATGTGTTGAATTGGTTAAGAcgtaaagtacaaaaaaatttAGTTGATATGTAATGTTGCTCAATATTCTCGAATTGCGAGAATACATGTACACTTTGTGTACGTCCTTTTATTACCGTGGTTGACAAATGAACATGAAATGTTCAATACTGAACtagatatgaaaatgaaaatataggGGATAATTGTCAGAGAGACCGTACACCCACGAGACAAACCGAAATTTTTTAGAGATATCCACAAGGCCTTAAACATTGGATTAATTACAATCCTTGTGTAAAAGCTCTAAAACGtccaaaataaatgaaacgTGTTATATGTTATATCCTCTCATTTGTTTGTGTACTTAATCTCTGTTTGGTGTTTTATATAGATGAAGCGGAAATTAGAAGGTACGCCCATGTTCGGTGATGATACAGAAAACATAGCAGACGAAATTATCGACTCTGCATCTACAAGCAGCTTCAAGCCATCAGATACAACTATGCCCCAATCTGTTGCAGCTTCCAAGAGCAAGAAAGATAAATTTACAGAGGAGTCTCTACTGACTGGTCTTGAGGAACGGAGTCAACAAATGATGGCCATTAATCATCAACTTCTTGAACGAATGAAGCCATCTTCTAACAGAGAGCGAGATACATTTGTGGACTGGATAAAGTCTGTCGTTAATGACTTCGACAAGGATATTTGGAGACAATTTCAGCAGGAAACTAGCATTTTGTAACTCTTTATCGTTATATTGGCGAGAACgataagttgaaaaaaataaaggagtCAGGAGTAACTGCCAGACAGCCACAACAGTCTCTTCAGGGACAGACACAGGGATGTCCTGCTATGTGGCAGCCTCAACCGTCGCAGTGGCCAGGTCAGCCTTCATATAGTGTTTCCGTCTGGCAGTCACAGGATGCCAACTGGGTGTCTCAACAATTTCCTCATCAAAGACAGCAACCACTGACGCAGCTGCAACCTTTGACGCAACTGCCACCGCCACGAACATCCTCCTTGATCGCTACATCGAATCCTAATTTTTTGCAAGGAGGGGTTTCAAAGTCTAGCGAGTCGAGCAGTGTTTGTCAAATGTACAACATGAGTGACTCTGACATCTCTGAACAGTTTCTTACTAatacctgatttttttttatggtgcAACGTATTGTGTTGAAAGAAGTTTTGGTTCCAATTTACTTTTTGGGTTGTAATCACAGCTGTGAGCTCATGTTACTTGTTTATAGCGTGGTATGTGTTTAATGTTGCTAGTATCACATATGTTATGTACTTTAGTTATTTGTTCAAGGTACGGAATGTGCTTATAACCATGGACTggtcttttttcaaatatgacaaTTAAACTGATTTAACCTGTAGAAACTCTGTGTATGACTGTCATTCTAATGTAACTTTAATCATAAACTGTTTTGTGCACGAGGGCTACagcatttttgaaataaatgtaatcaCTTGTTAGAtacttttttacatattatcGGATGAAAGCTGTCACttgattgataataaaatttaatattttgaccaAAACTGTACGTAGCAGAAAAACTTCTAGCATCCAAAATTTTCTCACAAGCGAGACAACCAGAAAACAATACATCACAGAGAAAAAACCTCTATTGTGTCTCTcgtgatatatttttttttacgagGCAAccctatgaaaaaataaatgatggcACTCATTTGAGATTGAGATGCAGATTTATCAAACATTTACAGTTCATCTAGCTAAAATGAGGGTCGttattgttaaatgttttttgtatgtGCTTTCACCCagaaaacttttttcaaacttaagtttctacttttattcaaatgtGCTTGTTGATTGTGACCTAAAATAGGCTTCAAAATAAACCTTGAAAGTTTTATGAGATTCTCGCACAATAAACAATCATGCAAATCCATCCTGCTGTTAACTGTTAGCAGGCTAATAAATTTGATTCTTAAACTACAATATTACGGAAAGTGCTGATTCACTTCCTATGATAACAATCCTATGTATAAGTTTTCTTTTTCATCTAAAATTCAGTATTTCGATCTCGTAAACTTTTTACCTGTAccgatacatgtataagtttcaAAGATTTAAATGTATCCTTGACAGAAATTAAGACGAAGCGTCAGTTGACagaaaatctaccaaatatgaaaaagaacaGATATGGGGTAAGTGTCAGAGAGACCACACTCTATCCACAAGAAAAAATCAGAAGAGTTAAAAATGATCGTTTAAGGTAGGATAAGCCAAGTTGTAATTCTGGAATACGAGTTTTGTTTTAGACAAGGTCCTGCAGGACAAGTAACACAAAgccaaatatataaatataataatatattcaaaaattcaaatatccTTGTAATACATGTGTACATTCTTTATAAATCAAAACTGTTCCATCAGTTACCAACTATGCACTTATCATGCGGTTTTGCCAAGGAACTGAGCCAGCTTGACTATTGAAATATAGTCGAAGGTATTCCCTTTGCTTCTTTGCAGCTACGGTGTCTCTGTTTGGTCCAATTACCATGTTTACTTCATACATATTTGCGGTCGCTCGCCATAAGCCCGGAATCAAGTCATGCTGGTCATTTTCCATGTCAAGTTGCGCGTTCTGTTGTGTTGGATATCGTAGTCTCATCACATTGTGCAGACAAACGCAACACTCGACAATGTTTCGTACTACATTTGGCTGCTGCATCATGGTGGTAAGTAATAATTGCCATCGTTGGGCCAGTATACCAAATGCGTTTTCAACCACACGTCTTCCTCTCGATAttctgtaattagttatcaaTTGTTCATCTGTTAAGCCTCGTTGAGAATAAGGCTTCATCAGATATGTTCTCAAACCAAAAGCGTCATCTCCAAGAATGAAATATGGCACATTTTTGTCATCGTTCGGCATTGGATCCGGGTCTGGAAAGCCAATCGTTTCTTCTTCCAAGCACTCTTTAAGTTCAGAATTGTTGTAGATCTGAGCATCAGACATTGATCCACAACCACCAATGTCAATCCACAAAAACTTGTAATCCGCGTCAACTAATGCAAGGAGAACCACTGAGAAAAATCCCATGTAATTATGAAAGAGTGATCCTGTATTTGAAGGACATCTAATGGCTATATGTTTGCCATGGAGAGCACCACAGGCATGTGGAACATTCCATTTTCGCTGGAACTCTTCAGCAATATCACGCCATTCGCGCTGTGTGGTGGGACAAGAAATTGCTTCGACTTTATATTCGTCTACAATGGCTTGGCAGACTTCGGGAACAAACATAGAAATTGTATTTCGGGCAACTCTAAAGTCGTATTGTAGAGTTGGATATTTATCCCCAGAAGATAAGTGTCGTATAGTGACAGCGAGCTTCAGGCCTGGTTCCAATGCTTTTCTAAGCCGGGTATCTCTCCTTTGAATTCTGGGACCTACTCTATTCAATATTTCGTCGAACATCTCGGGCGGCATTCTCAGAAAGTTGAAAAACGACTGTTGATCCTCCATTCTCAACTCCTGCATCAGTCTATCATAGTGGCCAAACATAAGCCTTCTTTCCTGAGTAAGCCAGGGACGCACCCACCATGTTCTGGGTCtcctttgttttctttttatcctGAAGCAGAAAAGCGCAACTTGAGCATCAAGAAGAGCTTGTTGTCCTTGTAATGATGTATGAAGTAGAAGTAAATCTTGTTCCATCGTTCAACAGTACAATTACAAATGATTCcgtcttaaaaaaaacacctataTATACCATATTCAACACGGGTAACAGAGATCCGATGCAAACCTGCTGCAAACGCACCGCAGACGTGGTAAAGACGTACTGCATACCGATAGGTCGTACAAAGAACGTACTAAGGTCTTAAGAAACGTAATAAGAACGTAGAATAGTCTTCGCGAGGTCGTGTTGAAAACTTCCCTAAATCACCAAGTTCTAAAAG is a genomic window of Mytilus trossulus isolate FHL-02 chromosome 1, PNRI_Mtr1.1.1.hap1, whole genome shotgun sequence containing:
- the LOC134723081 gene encoding putative nuclease HARBI1; translated protein: MEQDLLLLHTSLQGQQALLDAQVALFCFRIKRKQRRPRTWWVRPWLTQERRLMFGHYDRLMQELRMEDQQSFFNFLRMPPEMFDEILNRVGPRIQRRDTRLRKALEPGLKLAVTIRHLSSGDKYPTLQYDFRVARNTISMFVPEVCQAIVDEYKVEAISCPTTQREWRDIAEEFQRKWNVPHACGALHGKHIAIRCPSNTGSLFHNYMGFFSVVLLALVDADYKFLWIDIGGCGSMSDAQIYNNSELKECLEEETIGFPDPDPMPNDDKNVPYFILGDDAFGLRTYLMKPYSQRGLTDEQLITNYRISRGRRVVENAFGILAQRWQLLLTTMMQQPNVVRNIVECCVCLHNVMRLRYPTQQNAQLDMENDQHDLIPGLWRATANMYEVNMVIGPNRDTVAAKKQREYLRLYFNSQAGSVPWQNRMISA